The nucleotide window TCTCACGGATGATGGGTTTATAATTTAGTAGTTGACATTTATAGTAAATTGTAGTGTAATCCTTGCGTTTTTCACGATTTGTGCAAAATTTAAAAAATGTTGCATTATGGAGGTCGTTATGAATCCGGTGGTACGCAAGGGTTACACCTATTTGGCTTGGCTTTTCATTGGTGTTGATACTGCATTCTGGGGAACTATCTCCCTATTTTCCTGGTTTGTAAGCCCCAAAGGAGATCTTGCGCATTTCTGCATGCAAAACTGGTCAAAAAATATACTCTGGTTTTGTGGTATACGCTATCAGGTTGAGGGATTGGAAAACATCTCAAAGGATAAAGTTCAGATATTTGCCTCCAACCATCAGAGCTTCTTTGATGTGTGGCTTCTGAGTGCTATCATACCGGTTAAGTTTGGCTGGACAGCAAAGAAAGAGCTTTTTAAAATTCCCTTTATGGGCTGGCACATGAGCCTTTCAGGGTATATAGCTATTGACCGTAAAAATAAAGAGCGTGCCATAGCCAGCATGAAGGAAGCAGCGATTAAAATACGAAAAGGCAACCGCATTATGATTTTCCCTGAAGGTACCCGCAGCCGCACAGGGGTATTGCAGCCTTTTAAAAAAGGGCTGTT belongs to Spirochaetota bacterium and includes:
- a CDS encoding 1-acyl-sn-glycerol-3-phosphate acyltransferase → MNPVVRKGYTYLAWLFIGVDTAFWGTISLFSWFVSPKGDLAHFCMQNWSKNILWFCGIRYQVEGLENISKDKVQIFASNHQSFFDVWLLSAIIPVKFGWTAKKELFKIPFMGWHMSLSGYIAIDRKNKERAIASMKEAAIKIRKGNRIMIFPEGTRSRTGVLQPFKKGLFYLCIETGVPIVPIYIHGTYQRLKPESGDINPGKVYVLIGKEMPTEHYTVDTIEQAMDDLRQRILALQNECLARYGEAV